A DNA window from Vigna angularis cultivar LongXiaoDou No.4 chromosome 1, ASM1680809v1, whole genome shotgun sequence contains the following coding sequences:
- the LOC108325208 gene encoding LOW QUALITY PROTEIN: protein STICHEL-like 2 (The sequence of the model RefSeq protein was modified relative to this genomic sequence to represent the inferred CDS: inserted 1 base in 1 codon): protein MDGRRHSVDIPISKTLVALRRVRSLRDPSTNGVSKLSPLIHDGDWDNGSSNGVSLSLRFLNGSHAGHCDGNDFSRSNSLDFKDLREQETAELELKMLNYKMNYCGISRQEGQRDDEHVYSNPKQQGISGDKSPNESSCSNHEGERLDLVAITPPCNHLRDGELCYLSTALRVDHSKSARKSLRKNQMKPSGVVGDIASHVGSQQCLSVYDSISARCGLELVTQDVDALDNRHGCGLRSCWSKSPRFRESNHYSEIEGLPLILQHANETDLNGRRNIGHISGEISPNMETPRSLSVKFRPKSFDDLVGQNVIGKSLLGAICRGRIASFYLFHGPRGTGKTSASRIFAAALNCLSSVEQKPCGLCRECVLFFSGRNKNVSEVDSLRINRAEKVKSLVKHACVPPVSSSFKVFIVDECQLLHRETWACLLNSLENVSPHVVFVMITPDLDNVPRSAASRAQRYHFAKIKDVDIVRRLETICVEEGLESEQVALDFIAARSCGSLRDAETMLDQLSLLGKKITVSLVHELTGIISDDELLDLLDLALSSDTSNTVIRARELVRTRIDPLQLISQLANLIMDILSGKCELRGSEIKTGFYNRYTSEADLQKLSHALRILSESEKQLRISKNQTTWFTAALLQLSSVEYSSADANTTKLCTRPASIRDGDICSTSPKGDSLEHLATTDQCDDKSYRLEVQEDHKGTLDSIWYKATEMCQSSRLRTFLRKQGKLSSVCISQGRAVAELEFQHRDYVSRAEKSWKLIASSLQFVLGCNLELRINYVPSCASDSIYAKLKRSSINFFGCSRRIRWKSLSSNEQGSESDYAEYTSQKPTMNVQTLTCSSDYEPRVPPVEAGNGIGMQVITALRSSEGNLLSSGKMLLKRPDQETPRISCSRVDSCTEEGCNYEHIASSTPDLDNQSDCFPRTRWLHKKFGSSYAPQQKXFCFIYAQVQLF from the exons ATGGATGGTAGGAGAcattctgttgatattcctattTCTAAAACTCTTGTGGCACTGAGGAGAGTAAGGTCATTGAGGGATCCATCAACTAATGGTGTCAGCAAACTCTCTCCTTTGATTCATGATGGAGATTGGGACAATGGTTCTAGTAATGGGGTTTCTCTAAGTTTGAGATTTCTCAACGGTTCTCATGCTGGTCATTGCGACGGTAATGACTTTTCAAGATCAAACAGTTTAGACTTTAAGGATCTGAGAGAGCAGGAAACTGCTGAGTTAGAATTGAAAATGTTGAACTATAAGATGAACTATTGTGGGATCTCTCGTCAGGAAGGGCAACGAGATGATGAACATGTGTACTCTAATCCTAAGCAGCAAGGTATTTCTGGAGATAAATCGCCAAATGAAAGCAGTTGTAGTAACCATGAAGGTGAAAGATTGGATTTGGTTGCCATTACGCCTCCATGTAATCATTTGAGGGATGGTGAGTTATGCTATTTATCAACTGCATTGAGAGTAGATCACTCAAAGTCAGCTAGAAAATCACTACGCAAGAATCAAATGAAACCATCTGGAGTGGTGGGTGATATAGCAAGCCATGTAGGAAGTCAACAGTGCCTTTCTGTTTATGATTCTATCTCAGCTCGTTGTGGCTTGGAACTTGTCACTCAAGATGTTGACGCTTTAGATAATCGCCATGGATGTGGATTAAGGAGTTGTTGGTCAAAGTCACCAAGGTTTAGAGAATCAAATCATTATTCCGAAATAGAAGGTCTTCCCTTGATATTGCAGCACGCTAATGAAACGGATCTCAATGGACGTAGAAACATTGGACACATTAGTGGTGAAATTAGTCCAAATATGGAAACTCCTAGAAGTTTATCTGTGAAATTCAGGCCAAAATCTTTTGATGATTTGGTTGGACAAAATGTGATAGGTAAGTCTCTTTTGGGTGCTATCTGTAGAGGAAGGATAGCATCATTTTATCTCTTCCATGGTCCACGCGGCACGGGCAAGACCTCAGCCTCTAGGATATTTGCTGCTGCACTGAATTGCCTATCCTCTGTGGAGCAAAAGCCTTGTGGTCTGTGTAGAGAATGCGTTTTGTTCTTCTCTGGAAGAAATAAGAATGTTAGTGAAGTAGATTCTTTGAGAATCAATCGTGCAGAGAAAGTTAAATCCCTTGTTAAGCATGCATGCGTTCCTCCagtttcttcaagctttaaAGTGTTCATTGTTGATGAGTGCCAGTTATTGCATAGGGAAACATGGGCGTGCCTTTTGAATAGTCTAGAGAATGTTTCTCCTCATGTGGTTTTTGTGATGATCACTCCTGATTTGGATAACGTTCCTCGGAGTGCAGCATCACGGGCTCAGAGGTATCACTTTGCAAAGATTAAAGATGTTGACATTGTAAGAAGATTAGAAACAATATGTGTCGAAGAAGGTCTTGAATCTGAACAAGTTGCTTTGGACTTCATTGCTGCTAGATCCTGTGGTTCTCTTAGAGATGCAGAAACTATGCTTGATCAACTGAGTTTGCTTGGTAAAAAGATCACAGTATCCTTAGTCCACGAGCTA ACTGGGATAATTTCTGATGATGAATTGCTTGATTTGTTGGACCTAGCTTTATCCTCTGACACTTCAAATACAGTTATACGAGCCCGGGAACTTGTCAGAACAAGGATAGATCCTTTACAACTTATATCACAGTTGGCAAATCTTATTATGGACATTCTGTCAGGGAAATGTGAACTTCGTGGCTCTGAAATAAAAACAGGATTTTATAATAGATATACAT CGGAAGCAGACCTGCAGAAACTAAGTCATGCATTAAGAATACTGTCTGAATCAGAGAAGCAGTTGAGAATTTCCAAGAATCAAACAACATGGTTCACTGCAGCTCTTCTGCAGCTGAGCTCCGTTGAATATTCATCGGCTGATGCAAATACTACGAAGTTGTGTACACGACCTGCTTCCATTAGAG ATGGTGATATCTGCAGTACATCTCCTAAAGGTGACAGCTTGGAGCATCTTGCCACTACAGATCAATGTGATGATAAGTCATATAGGTTAGAAGTGCAGGAGGACCACAAAGGAACGTTGGATTCTATATGGTATAAAGCTACTGAGATGTGTCAATCTAGCAGGCTCAGAACTTTTCTCAGGAAACAGGGGAAGTTGTCTTCAGTTTGTATTAGTCAAG GCCGTGCAGTTGCGGAGCTGGAGTTCCAGCATCGAGACTATGTAAGTAGGGCTGAGAAGTCGTGGAAGTTGATTGCAAGTTCTCTGCAGTTCGTATTGGGCTGTAACCTTGAGCTCAGAATCAATTATGTTCCTTCATGTGCCTCAGATTCTATTTATGCTAAATTGAAGAGGTCATCCATCAATTTCTTCGGTTGTTCTCGCAGAATTCGTTGGAAATCTTTATCATCTAATGAACAAGGAAGTGAATCAGACTATGCTGAATACACCTCTCAAAAGCCCACGATGAATGTTCAAACGCTAACCTGTTCCTCTGATTATGAACCCCGGGTGCCACCAGTCGAGGCCGGCAATGGAATTGGAATGCAGGTTATAACAGCTTTGAGAAGTAGTGAAGGAAATTTGCTAAGCTCAGGGAAAATGCTTTTGAAAAGGCCAGATCAAGAGACTCCAAGAATTTCTTGTTCGAGAGTTGATTCTTGCACGGAAGAGGGATGCAATTATGAACACATAGCTTCATCAACCCCTGATTTAGATAATCAGTCCGACTGTTTTCCTAGAACCCGCTGGCTTCATAAAAAGTTTGGCTCTTCTTATGCACCACAGCAGA GATTTTGTTTTATCTATGCCCAAGTTCAATTGTTCTGA